The DNA region TCGTGCTCGCCCGCACCCTGGAGCTCACCGCCCCCGGCGGCACCGACATCCCCGCCATGGTCGGCCGGCTGCTCGACCGGGACCCGCACGGCTACACCTTCGCCGTGCCGGCCGGCGGGACCGCCACCCTGGTCGGGGCCAGCCCCGAACTGCTGCTCTCCCGCCGGGGTCCGCACGTGGTGTCGAACCCGCTCGCCGGGTCCGCCGCCCGCAGCGCCGACCCGGTGGAGGACCGGCGCCGGGCCGAGGCGCTGACCCGCTCCCCCAAGGACCTCGCCGAGCACGCCTTCGTGGTCGACGCCGTCCGCCGGGCGCTCGCGCCCCACTGCGAGGACCTCGTCGTCCCCGAGCGCCCGTCGCTGATCCGCACCGCGGCCATGTGGCACCTGTCCACCACCGTCACCGGGACGCTGCGCGACCCGTCCACCAGCGCGCTGGACCTCGCGCTGGCCCTGCACCCCACCCCGGCCGTCTGCGGCACCCCGACCGACCGGGCCCGGGACCTGATCGGCACACTGGAGCCGTTCGACCGCGGCCTCTACACGGGCGTGGTCGGCTGGGGCGACGCCTCGGGCGACGGCGAATGGGTCGTCACCCTCCGCTGCGCCGAGGCCGACGGAGACCTGCTGCGGCTGTTCGCCGGAGCCGGTGTGGTCGCCGCCTCCGTCCCGGAACACGAACTGGCCGAGACGGCCGCGAAGTTCCGGACCTTCCTGCACGCCGTCGGACTGGAGAACGCCGAATGAGCCTCTACCCCGAGGACGCCGCCGCCCGCTACCGGGCGGCCGGCCACTGGACCGGCGAGACCCTCGACGCCATGATCCGCCGGCACGCCGCCTCGGCCCCGGAGCGGATCGCCGTCACCGACGGGGACCGGCACTGGAGCTACGCCGAACTCGACGCGCGCGCCGACCGGCTCGCCGCCGGGATGCTCGCCCGCGGGCTGCGCAAGGGCGACCGCGTCGTCCTCCAGCTCCCCAACGTGGCCGAGTTCTTCGAGGTGTTCTTCGGCGCGATGCGGGCCGGCGTCGTCCCGGTGATGGGCCTCCCGGCGCACCGCCGGGCCGAGATCTCGTACTTCTGCGAGTTCGCCGAGGCCAAGGCCCTGTTCATCGCCGACCGCCACGAGGGCTTCGACCACCGCGAGCTGGCCGCCGAGGTGTGCGCGGCCGTCCCCGGCCTCGGGGAGGTCTTCGTCGTCGGCGACCCCGGGCGGTTCACCCCGCTCGCCGAGCTGCGCGCCGACGCGCCCGTCCCGCCGGCCGACCCGCCGCACTCCGGCGACCTGGCCTTCCTCCAGCTGTCCGGCGGCAGCACCGGGCTGCCCAAGCTCATCCCCCGCAGCCACGACGACTACCTGTACAGCGTGCGCGAGTCGGCCGTCATCTGCGAACTGTCGCCCGCGACGGTGTACCTGTGCGCGCTGCCCGCGGCCCACAACTTCCCGCTCAGCTCGCCGGGCACCCTCGGCGCCTTCCACGCCGGCGGCCGCGTCGTGCTGGCGCCCGAGCCGAGCCCGGGCACCGCGCTCGCCCTGATCGCCCGCGAGGGCGTCACCATCACCGGTGTGGTGCCGCCGCTGGCCCTCGCCTGGGCGCAGGCCGCCCCCGGCAGCGGCCACGATCTGTCCAGCCTCGAACTGATCCAGGTCGGCGGCGCCAAGCTCAGCGAGCAGGCCGCCCGCCGGCTGGGCCCGGCGCTCGGCTGCCGGCTCCAGCAGGTCTTCGGGATGGCCGAGGGGCTGGTCAACTACACCCGCCCCGAGGACTCGGAGGAGACCGTCCTCACCACGCAGGGCCGTCCGATCTCGCCCGACGACGAGATCCGGATCGTCGACGACGAGGACGTCGACCTGCCCGAGGGGACCACGGGCCACCTGCTGACCCGCGGGCCCTACACCATCCGCGGCTACTGGCGGGCGCCCGAGCACAACGCGCGCTCCTTCACCGCCGACGGCTTCTACCGCACCGGCGACCTCGTCCGCCGCACGCCCACCGGCCACCTGGTCGTCGAGGGCCGGGCCAAGGACCAGATCAACCGGGGCGGCGAGAAGGTCGCCGCCGAGGAGGTCGAGAACGTCCTGCTCGCCCACCCCGCGGTGCACGACGTGTCGGTCGTCGCCGTCCCGGACGAGTACCTGGGCGAGCGCAGCTGCGCGTACGTGATCCTGCGGCCCGACGCCGAGCGGCCCCGCGCGCTCGACCTGAAGGCGTTCGTCCGCGCGGCCGGGCTCGCCGGCTACAAGGTCCCGGACCGCGTCGAGTTCGTCGACGCCTTCCCCAGCACCGGCGTCGGCAAGGTCAGCAAGAAGGACCTCCGCACCACCTCCCGCTAGCCCAGAAAGGCCCCCCTCGAATGGCACTGCCTGCCATCGCCCCCTACGAACTGCCCGGCCCCGCGGACCTCCCGCCGCGCAAGGTGCCGTGGCAGGTCGACCCGGCGCGGGCCGCGGTACTCGTCCACGACCTGCAGAACTACTTCCTCGGCGCGTTCCCGGCCGAGGGCCCCCCGCTGGCCCCCGCCCTGGCCAACACCGCGCGGATCCTGGAGCGGGCCCGGGCGCAGGGCGTGCCGGTGATCTACTCCCACCAGCGCGGCGGCCAGACCCCCGGGGAACGCGGCCTCCAGCTCGACTTCTGGGGGCCGGGGCTGCCCGCCGACGCGCAGGCCCAGGGCGTGCCGGACGTCGTCGCACCCGCCGAGCAGGACGTCATGCTGCTCAAGTGGAAGTACAGCGCGTTCGCCCGCACCGAGCTCGCCGGGCTGCTGGAGGAGTCCGGCCGCGACCAGCTGGTGATCGTCGGCGTCTACGCCCACATCGGCGTCATGATGACCGCGGCCGACGCGTGGTCGCGCGACGTCCAGGCCTTCGTGGTGGGCGACGCCGTCGCCGACTTCTCCGCCGAGAAGCACGCCGAGGCGCTGCGCTGGGCCGCCGAGAAGTGCGCCGTCGTCCTCAGCACCGCCGAACTCCTGGAGGAGAAGTGACCACCACCGGCGAGCGGCTGCACACCGAGAAGGTGACGCTGCGGTACGGCGACCGCGCCATCGCCACCGACCTGTCGGTGGCGGTGCCGGACGACTCGTTCACCGTGATCGTCGGCCCCAACGCCTGCGGCAAGTCGACCCTGCTGCGGGCGTTCGCCCGGCTGCTCAAGCCCGCCTCGGGGCGGGTGCTCCTGGACGGCGAGCAGATCGGGGCGCTGCCCGCCAAGGAGCTGGCCCGCCGGCTCGGCCTGCTCCCGCAGAGCTCCACCGCCCCGGACGGCATCACCGTCGCCGACCTCGTCGCCCGCGGCCGGTACCCCCACCAGGGCCTGTTCCGGCAGTGGTCGCAGGAGGACGAGCGGATCGTCGCCGAGTCGATGGCGGCCACCAACGTCGACGCCCTCGCCGACCGCTTCGTGGACGAGCTCTCCGGCGGCCAGCGCCAGCGGGTGTGGCTCGCCATGGCGATCGCGCAGCAGACCCCGCTGCTGCTGCTCGACGAGCCGACCACCTTCCTGGACATCGCGCACCAGGTCGAGGTGCTCGACCTCTGCGCGCGCCTGCACCAGGAGCAGGGCCGCACCCTGGTCGCCGTCCTGCACGACCTCAACCAGGCCACCCGGTACGCCACCCACCTGATCGCCATGCGCGACGGCGCGGTGGTCGCGGAGGGCGTGCCCTCCGAGATCATCACCGCCGACCTGGTCGAGCGGGTCTTCGACCTGCCCTGCCAGATCATCGAGGACCCGCAGACCGGCACCCCGCTGGTCGTCCCGCTGGCCCCCGTACGCCGCGGCCCGGTCCGGTGACAGCGGCGCTGAGGCCGTCCGCGGTCCTGCGGGCGGTCCGCGCCGCGGGGGCGGACGCACCGGCGCTGTACGCGCTGTCCGCCCCGTTCATGCGCTCCGGCGCGCTGCGCGAGCGCGCGCCGGAGGCGTACCGGAGGCCCGGCGACACCTTCCTGATGGTCCGCGCCGAGGACGACGGGCCCGGCGCGGGCGCGCACGGCCGGCTCGACGCCTGTGTCGCGCTGCGCGCGCTGG from Kitasatospora sp. NBC_00458 includes:
- a CDS encoding isochorismate synthase; translated protein: MTTASEARSPVVTPVDGSELLAAYRPGPDRAFLAGPTRTLLAEGVHRTVPDPADAGRLLAAARAEGRDPVVVGAIPFSPGRPAELFIPERVHRAAPLRAGLPAAAAPARPAETAWTRRPVPAPEGYRDAVARAVRLMNEDPTLAKVVLARTLELTAPGGTDIPAMVGRLLDRDPHGYTFAVPAGGTATLVGASPELLLSRRGPHVVSNPLAGSAARSADPVEDRRRAEALTRSPKDLAEHAFVVDAVRRALAPHCEDLVVPERPSLIRTAAMWHLSTTVTGTLRDPSTSALDLALALHPTPAVCGTPTDRARDLIGTLEPFDRGLYTGVVGWGDASGDGEWVVTLRCAEADGDLLRLFAGAGVVAASVPEHELAETAAKFRTFLHAVGLENAE
- a CDS encoding (2,3-dihydroxybenzoyl)adenylate synthase, with protein sequence MSLYPEDAAARYRAAGHWTGETLDAMIRRHAASAPERIAVTDGDRHWSYAELDARADRLAAGMLARGLRKGDRVVLQLPNVAEFFEVFFGAMRAGVVPVMGLPAHRRAEISYFCEFAEAKALFIADRHEGFDHRELAAEVCAAVPGLGEVFVVGDPGRFTPLAELRADAPVPPADPPHSGDLAFLQLSGGSTGLPKLIPRSHDDYLYSVRESAVICELSPATVYLCALPAAHNFPLSSPGTLGAFHAGGRVVLAPEPSPGTALALIAREGVTITGVVPPLALAWAQAAPGSGHDLSSLELIQVGGAKLSEQAARRLGPALGCRLQQVFGMAEGLVNYTRPEDSEETVLTTQGRPISPDDEIRIVDDEDVDLPEGTTGHLLTRGPYTIRGYWRAPEHNARSFTADGFYRTGDLVRRTPTGHLVVEGRAKDQINRGGEKVAAEEVENVLLAHPAVHDVSVVAVPDEYLGERSCAYVILRPDAERPRALDLKAFVRAAGLAGYKVPDRVEFVDAFPSTGVGKVSKKDLRTTSR
- a CDS encoding isochorismatase family protein produces the protein MALPAIAPYELPGPADLPPRKVPWQVDPARAAVLVHDLQNYFLGAFPAEGPPLAPALANTARILERARAQGVPVIYSHQRGGQTPGERGLQLDFWGPGLPADAQAQGVPDVVAPAEQDVMLLKWKYSAFARTELAGLLEESGRDQLVIVGVYAHIGVMMTAADAWSRDVQAFVVGDAVADFSAEKHAEALRWAAEKCAVVLSTAELLEEK
- a CDS encoding ABC transporter ATP-binding protein is translated as MTTTGERLHTEKVTLRYGDRAIATDLSVAVPDDSFTVIVGPNACGKSTLLRAFARLLKPASGRVLLDGEQIGALPAKELARRLGLLPQSSTAPDGITVADLVARGRYPHQGLFRQWSQEDERIVAESMAATNVDALADRFVDELSGGQRQRVWLAMAIAQQTPLLLLDEPTTFLDIAHQVEVLDLCARLHQEQGRTLVAVLHDLNQATRYATHLIAMRDGAVVAEGVPSEIITADLVERVFDLPCQIIEDPQTGTPLVVPLAPVRRGPVR